From Acipenser ruthenus chromosome 36, fAciRut3.2 maternal haplotype, whole genome shotgun sequence:
taaaatcaattctatagtGCACAGTGAGCCAAtataaagaggccaaaacaggggtaatatgttcacttttcctggttttagtcagaattctagcggcagtaaGTGGTAAGCGGGATACTACgtgttttgggataccagaaaaaattgcattacaataatcaattctagatgaaaccaaggcatgcattagtctctcggcatcagatacagaattAATTgatctaagtttggctatatttctccaatattaaaaagataattcagtaacttccctaatatgagtctcaatgatagatcaggatcaaagatgaccccccaaacttttaatttctagtttaagttttgatgagagactgcaggggtcaagctcatgtaatcccacattttcttttagttggttctgtgagcccactagcataacctctgttttacctgaattcaacattaaaaaattctgtgacatccaatgcttggtGTCTGTAAGGCaaatagctaataacacccaggcagaagaaattcctggctttagggacaaatatagctgggtatcaccagcatagcaatggaagttcactccgtgtctgcggataatgtcacctaacggtagcatatataatgaaaacagcaagggacctggaatggagccctgtggaacaccacagacaacttccgataatgccgattttacctttCCAAtacagacaaactgaaacctatcagaaagataagatttgaaccaggataggacaaggccagacagtcccactgtggtttcaagatgattcagtgagatggaatggtctacagtatcaaaggcagcacttagaattaatactgatggaaagcataagtcagagtttatcagcagatcattcacaactctgacaagggccgtctcggtgctatgtgcagcatgaaaaccagactgaaacttttcgaatataccattaagagtcagaattttttgtaattgaattgcaacaactctctctagaaccttatctaagaatggtagtttggagattggcctatagttattgaggacgttagggagacctggactggccatCTGACGTATGTGTGGTGCTGCagaaagagggcagcagccccgtgggatctgcctgtcagtcatggcagtgacacagagaggtggggaagagggtgtgtgggctttccctttctctgagtggctgggaggcgggccttggggggattgctgggcctataaatgaataatttgttgtttcctcagatctgcccctctaGACCGAACAACGAGCTAGCGGAAGCGCTGCTCATCGAGACCGTGGACGGAcggaacagaaaacaaaagaaactcaaagagaagaaactaaagaaatagagagagagcggggaatccttgggcagacccTTATAGTGTCCAGACAtagctgagggaacagcagagtgtaggacggagacccgggtcaTAGGGGTAGCGATGACTGGGGAAAAAACCGCTGCagagagcagcacctttattttgtagttttcattactatgttttattttcacttattctattttgccttttcgttttcattattctttgagcaccagtcactgtataattgttatcacccaccacgagcactactgcacgcacccagactggtgaccgtgttttgtgttattgtggggcggataacgtgtctttattatttggactgcaatccatttattattgtttcttccgtgctttacacattggtgtgtattactggaggtttattgtttggtcgccagcctgggagttataaataaaagacctccttttccaaacggattacagtttcctggtgtgtaattatttctgcactgcatcacctctgcacctgtttccaatcggcagccactttgccacaagaatgtaaaaaaaaagagaagcaatATAAGAATTGGAAACTAAATAACACGATTGATACATGTgcaagaaaattatttattttttagacctTTTTCATATCATAGCAATTACCATACCAGTATCATTTATACAGCGCCCTTTatgtgcaagcatcccagggcgctttacaaaaagAGCTCCAATCTGCTCGCCAGCTAAAGGCCAAATCAAAGAGATACGTTTTGAGCCTAGATTAAAAAATATTGACAGACTCAGCATTCTGGGTAAAAGCTGGAAgtgagttccaaagtgaaggagcttgaaaacTGAAAGCCCTCACACCAATCTTTAAACCACATTTGTGTTCTAGAATGCTTCAAGATCCAGACGTGGATTCTGTCATTTTCTGGCTTCTATTTCAGGGCTATCTTGCAGCAGCGTGCAGCGGTCCAATCCTGGTTTGCACACTGGCAGTGGCAGGTCTGGTCATTGCGGATATCCCAGGAGCCGCAGGCATTACCGCAGGAGCAGCCCGTCGGCTTGTAACCTGCAAGAGAGAGCAAGAACCATTTACAATTCTGCCACCTCAGATTTTAACGATGCCCTCCGAGTGGCTGATGAGGTAATAATATCGTCTGTAATGTTCAATCATTTACATAGCCCTTTAAGAAGTAGAATGAAATGCACAGGAAATGGGTGTATTTGAGGAACAGATATGAAAACAGAAAGAGGAGACAGAGAAATGGGGTTATCAGTCTAGACATGTGAGCTACatgaaaacatataaataaagttCAAGTTCAAACAATAACGCTACGTTTGTATTATTTGGAGTAAAAGAGAAACATAAAAGCTGAAGAACTGAAGATGGCACACTGACCTGCAGGACAATCCACCAGGCTCCCTCTAGCTGAGGCAGAAATGCAGGACAGAGTCACTTTCTGCAGCACTGCAGAGGCTGAAAACAACACAAAGCATAAGAATTTAGGAAGAGGCTGTtctgcccatcaaggctcatcccttccTTGCACCCTCTACCAGGGggatctcatttaaaagcacagaatctagtccaTTCCCAGTGTTTCAGATCCTACTGCTTCCCCTGGTAGGCTGGTCCATGCATTTataatctctgtgtaaaaaagtgcttcctaccttccctTCTAAACTTCTTTTTACTCAGCTTCTATTCATGCCCTCTTGTTCTGCTCTCTGT
This genomic window contains:
- the LOC131706703 gene encoding resistin-like, giving the protein MKMRVAVLLAVIAMFCAADAQKCALDDLMSSLTESVASAVLQKVTLSCISASARGSLVDCPAGYKPTGCSCGNACGSWDIRNDQTCHCQCANQDWTAARCCKIALK